ATGTAGAAGCAATATGAAGCTAAGAAGAAAAGACATTTTGTCATCAATAGTAAATATTGAATTTGCTGGAGATGTGAATAACTAGGAGCATGGAAAGCGCATGACATTATGAATAAAATGTGGAAATTAGtgcacacacacagacacacacaaaCCTTGCACAGGAATCTGTAGTAAGAAAACATTGATGCAGGAAACCAAAACTATGTACTTGCCTGGTAGATCCAAGTCCAATGTTGTGAGGAAATATGGTAGCTTTATATACATTATTGTGTCCGTGAACAGCATCAATCCCATATATCATTGGGATACCCAAACGACTAGATAGTGACCCCTTCTGAAAGTCATTTATCATCTTAACCCAATCTTTGGCAGTAGCTTGTAGAAGGGGTGTGCTCCCACCACCACTCAATACACTCCCTGcagaaaaactcaaaacaaatctCTGATAAATATGGTATTAATCATTTAGTCATCGCagctctcattttctttctatgtttaattttttactttatttgacATAGAAAGGATActtaatttttagtaatttctcctttttctaaGATGCTAAAAGGGATCTTCATTTCATATACTGGTCAACTACGCACTTCAAcatgtaataaaataatttaacaggAAAAAGACTAGGAAAGTTTCTCAAATCTAAAGCAAAagcagaaaataattttaaaaaatacccaCGTTTTATAGCAAATCTAGAGTTGTTTACACATTGTGGGTTATATGCCATCTATATGCACATAGATATATACAATCAAGAACTGAACTAGGTAAAGCAATTAAGCATGATAgttgatgagagagaaaaataataatataaagaacAAAGTTTGTCGTCTATCTAACAACTTAAGACCTTTTAGATTAAATGGtaattaacaattcaacataGAATCAGAGCAAACAAAGGTCCTGAGTTCAAACCTCACCCCtgacccaatatttaaattattgcactTATTTGGACTAGTTATGTAGTGAAGTCTGACCACAGGTGAGGGCCAGGATGAGAgtgaaaatgataatataaaagataaagtgaaCTCTCTATCTAatagcttaagcttttagattaGATGGcgattaataattcaacaatAGCAAACATAGTAGCATTTATGTATGCTGTCATACTGAGCTGTGATCTAGATCACACGCTTCGAGTTGTGGTTCTTTTATGTCCCTAGATTGTGAAGAAAGAGATTCAAAGTCCAAGAATGTGGATCCAAGTGGTTTATGAACTCAGgtaaaacaatttaaaacttGGGAAAAAACTTGAAGTCtgaataattttcaaagaaaattgggggggggggggggggggggggaattcaAACCTGACTTCATTCGTGTAGAATAATGTGGCAAAGACTTCACTTTCTTGCACATGAATATagaaaagaattcaaaacaaaCCATCTTCTATATTAGCAAAGGttaatttaactaatttcaaCCCAAGGCACCATCATCAATTGTACCTTATGCTAACCAAATTAGGGTCAACAGCATAGCATTCATAATATCAactgacttctaaaagtcacattgacaataaaAATCTATGAAAAAGAACAATGCGGCAAAATTTTACATCGGATGTCTTTCCTAACACAACCCTTTAgtgagggaatgatgagataaagttccaacaccatCTCCATACACAAGAACAACTATAAAATGTATCATGACAAAAAATAATGAACCAATTAAGCTACCCCCTTCATACCACAAAATTAGCATACTAACATACCTTGTACATGTTCCCATTCAACAACCTGAAACATGCCACATTTCTGGTAACTAATGGGTCAGTCACATTAAaggaatttcaaattttgtttcATGATGCCTCAAGCCCAATTTAGAAAAACTAGACTTTGTTGCATTATGGCTTGAGCTCAATTAAGAAAAACTACGAATTCAGAGAGGAGAGGGAGGACGGAGATCAGTTGGAAACAAAAGAATGTGTTATGATACAAAGAGAACAACATCTATTAAATCACATAAATGAATACAAAGCAAAATCTACCACACATCAATGCAGCAATATAATGTTCATTTTCTTGCATACAAAAAGAAGAATACAGCgtagataattttctatttgttggttATCTACTTTACCAATGGAATAGTTGCGCATAACTTGAGCAGAGGCCACACTTTTATCAATCTGCACCATCTGACCAATCTTCTCTTTCAGAGTCATTCTACTGAGGAGATCCTGGACTCGAACAGCCACCGGCTGCTTTGCATCTTTGTACTTTATGTACTCATCGACACTCTGTGCCACTGTCACTGCTATGCATAGCAACATCAAACCCACCAATTCAACTGAGATTTTAGTCGTCGCCATTGCCAAGGCCACTCTCCTATTCAACATAGAGGGTACATTAGCAGGGAACATGACAAACAAAAATGTACCATTTCAACCTTATATTAAATTCAAAAAGATTAAACCCACTTAActattcttctccttctctcttcaGTGAAAATTCCACCCACCAGCGGCAAGACTAAAACCTACATTTCTCCCTCACGTTTCTCCTCCTTTACCTACTGCACACCAAATCAATCTCAAGCAAAATCCCCAGACAGAAGATTTGTGCAAGAGGAGTAGAGAAGAAGAGGGTTGGGTTGGGGGGCGAACCTGCTGGATCTGGACTGGCAAACCCACATTTCAGTTGCTACAGCCAGATCAAGTTAGGGTCTGGCCGGCAGCAAAGCAGATCAGGCTGAGTTCCAGATATGGTTTCGGCCGATCGAACAAAGaacaacaacaagaacaagaagaagttCGGATCCGGTTTGCCGGTCGGGATGGAGTTACCGATGGCCGGAGGGTGAAGCAGCCGTTGGGGCGGCGGAAGTGATTAGGGTAAATTCCAACTGCGTAACTGTCGTTTGAGCCATTCttcccatattttttttatgaataatgttATTGATACGTCTTTACGTGTATTTTAGATTACACAAAGATatactaatgataaaaatattcctCATGAATCGATATGGAGACGATgaatattttagtcataatatctCTTTGTCTAAtccaaaatgtacaaaaataatatacttttgatGTCCTCAAACTAAgtgaaattctaatttttatatttttattttaaatattatattatgttataaataaaaataataaacatttattatacttaattattatcttaaaaaatttaaattataataatgttataaaaattaagtgTTTTTGGATTTGATATTATcttaaaaatgttataaataatataaccATATAATTGGTAAATTATActcagatttttatttatttttaatattttatgactctatgatttattttcttaaataataatttataagatAAAAGATATTAAACACACTTTTTGCTTTTACTTTTACAAAAGAGATTGTAAAGAAAAGTatatcattcaattttttttaagaaatttgttATATCCATTAAAAATTTTGACAGTTGAtgttgaaatttataataatttaatttaaaattaataataaagtattattacaaaaaaaattaaaaaatcatgaaAGAGAAAacacatcattttattatttttgtagaCGATAAAATATCTTAAACATTACAAACCTTgtctttatataaatataaagaagattttataaacaaacaaaataagtcAAACTTATTATTGACAACAATACGTGAGTATTGACAGTTTAATACAGATAAATGCAACACAAATTATCTTTCGATATATACAAAAGATCAAAATTATTTAGTACAAGCGGATGATATTATTCAGATTCCttaaacataatacaactaggagagcattataataaaattaataataaatttaaaattaaactattataataaattattttaatgacCAAATGGCCCTTGTCTAAAATTCATATACCCAATGTCTTATAGCTGGatatataatattcatataatttatgtCATTTAGTCAAATTAAATCTTATGATTATGtaacaaaagaattaaaaattttaattgttatttgtGAGACTAGAAATAAATTCTCAAAGTTAAGTATAAAGACAAACTAGCAAAAGGTATAATAGTAATGGGACCATCAAACCTGTCCATGGAGGGAAAAGATTCCTTACCTAGTAAAGGGTTTTCAGTccatacatatattttaaaatttgtattttatttatatatatataattttatttttattcaaataaataaattttcttaataatgtaaaaaaattttaatgtttagaTTCACTCTATACGTATCATTCTTACAGAATTAATCGCTTATCAACAATCTTATAACGTAGCATGTCATTGCGTTGTGATTTAATTGTGACTCAAGTCTCAATTAGAGAAGGGGTAGCACGGATTGCAGCCCGTGCCCGCTTTAACCCTCCCCCAAATCTGTCATGAGATTTGAACCATTAGAAGCTGAAATAACTTTTGGATCTGGGGCCAGCCCTCTCCCAGATCCATCACTAAATCCGTCCCTGAATTAAAGAGAAGAGTTAGTCTCTCTTTGGAGAAATTGAACGTACAATCAAATACTTGTTATcaaatcaaaaattttaatcgTTAATGGagatacaattttattttcttatagcGTAATAATCTATGCCATCATTCAATTATCACTCATGCTAATTCATCTGCCACAACTCCATTCAACTTAGCCTTCTTccaacaattttattttctatcccACCTCTCACATCATAAGTGGCGAGACGATTAACTTTACTTACATTCATCTAAAACTAAATATCCTTTATAAGGTTCATAAATCAATTAAGGGTTCAAACAATTGTCAAGTAATTGATTTACGATAATAATAAGAGTATACTCATAAGATAATAGGCagttaaatacaaaattaattacatcTAATCACAACTTCCATTCCAATTTCCTATTGGGAACTTAAAGGCAGGGTTGACTGAGATTTTGAAGGCTCTAAATAAactcataaatcaaaattttattagtatCTTAAACTTTCAAGATTTTAGATTGAATTTGATAATAACGATTTATATGATtgaattttaagtttaaaaaatttaattaaaaactttcaAATGTTCAATgattaaaacatttatttttttgtttacaaatttttgatataagaaaaatatttattgtttaaaaaatattaaaatgtagaaaaattcattaagctattaatttttcttacaaaatttatgaaattgatatttattatttagcaaACATTAATCGTGCTAGTAGAGTGACTTGAACTAATGACCTAAGAAATTTTTGATTTATAATCCACCATTATACTAACTAAGTTCAAATAAAATTGgtgtaaattatattttttaacacgtatttattatatatttaaaacccgaatttaatttttaacaccTTCTATAGTTGGGAGCCTTAGACGACCGCTTTAGTTGCCTACCCTCAGGGCTGACCCTATTTAAGGGACAAACAAAGTATTTCATCTAGTCGATCCACTCATTCGACAAAACGATATATTgttaataatttcataattatgatCCATTCTAAAGggttagttttaaaaataaatatataaatataatgtgTGGGACATCTTGGGTTTATAAGGCATTATTGGTATTGGAAGAGTAGAGGGCAAACAAAGAATTCTTGAGTTCTATGTTACCTAATATGAAGAGAACAGACGAAGCCCACAATCATAAAAATACCAAGCCAGCCAGCTGGGGATAGTCTAACCTCCCACCTTACGAAACCATTAACCAAAGACAAAATCTATCTAGTCTACTGTTTGTATATAACAGCTAAACGTGAAGACAATGTCCACAAGCTTCCATAGCCATTGTTGTTTGGCATCCGAGACAATTACGGGCAGagcaaaagaaaggaagaaagaaagagatggcATCGAGATTGTGGGATACAAGAACAAGAGATGCCGGAGAGGAAGGTTTCAAGCCCATACGGGAGTGGAAACAAGAAGAACAATTTCTTTTTCTAGTTGTTTATCTTCCCGGTGCGTTATTCTCCTCCCATCCTAGTACTTCACCTCGACTATGAACTACGATTGTATGGATGATGATGTTAAAAGTAGAAATGATTGGCTAATTGGAATTCATGAAACTTTGCGTTGGCATGATGCAGGTTTCACGAGGGAACAGTTGAATGTATCGACGCAGGGAATCAACACACTGAGGATCAGAGGGTGGAGGCTGATTAATAGCGGCAGACGGCAAAGCTTCCAGGAGGAGTTTGAACTACCGCAAGAGTGTAGCATGGCTGGCATTCGGGCCAAATTTGAGGGTGGCATTCTTACCATCACCATTCCAAAGAAAACGAGcatggctgctgctgctgccgccGCTGTTCCACCTGCTCGAGATACCAGGCCGAAAGAGCATCAGGAGGAGGATGGCGGCGACAGATTCCGTGCAACTCCAAAGAGAGATGGAGCATCAGCCACCCCTCACAGCAAGCCAAAGCAGTATCAGGAGGAGGATGGAGGCGACAAAGGCAGTGCAACTCCTAGAAGAGATGATGCATCAACCGTGAAGCAAGAAGCGGTGAAGCCTAAACAAACAGATATCAGCAAGAGCTCTGAAGCAACGAAGAAGGGCCCAGAGAAACAAGCAGCAGATTCTAAGAGGGAGATAACTGAGTCGGCTGGGGAGGCTGGGAAAATTACTGTTGAGAGAAAAGCAAGGGCGGAAGGAAAAGGGCAGCCTACAGAATCCAAATTTGATGAGAAGAAGGGTCAAGAGAACTCAATTGCAAAGCCTAGGAATGAAGAAAACATGGTACCCAAGAAAGAAGAGGAGGCCAAGGAAGCCGGAGAAGTAACTGCCAGTGGCCGCGGGGAGAAAGGTAAAGAGAACCCAATTACAAGTCCTAGGAATGAACAAAACATGGTAAccaagaaagaagagaaggccAAGGAAGCTGGAGAAGTAACTGCCAGTGGCGGCCATGGTGGTGGGGAAAAAGGTAAAAAGCACTCAATTACTAGGCCTAGGCCTGAAGAAAAAGCAGTAGTCAGGtatgaaagagaagaagaaaaggccaaGGAAGCGGGAGAAATAAGAGATGGCGGCAGCGGttttaatttggaaaaatatgcAGAGGCAGTGAAGGGATTTGCAAAGGGAGGGCTTAAGGAAGAGACACAGCTGATGGTGAACATGGGAGCGGCTGTTCTAGTCATCGTGGCTCTCGGAGCCTACATCTCATTCACTTACTTCGGAAAACCTAaaaactagctagctagctacttCCTAAGGTTCATGTgcataaataacaataattttattctgTTTCTGCGTACAACCTGTCAAGAACAAGGAAAACTACTACAATGGGTTTCAATCCCAAGAAATTGATGCAAGTTAGAAGGCACCACATTTTCCATCTACCAACCACTATTTCTAGAaacaataaataacatttatatcatCCAGCTGGAGTAAGTTTTTCATAGCACAGATCAATTAAATGATGGGGACTTTAAACTAATTGTATTCTTCACTAACATCATCTGCAGACACACAAATACTAGTTCCCTTTTCAACTACagatttacttttaatttttgatgattTACCAGATGGTTTTATCTTCTTTGAAGGTttcttcaccttctcagcttgcAACTCCAACACCTTCTCCGAAGGTTTTCGTCGTCTTTTAATGCGTGTTCCTCCAGTGTCCTCTGCGGCAGAATTCTCCACTGCTGCATAACACAACCAACTAAGCATTGAAGCTAACGAGACACCATTTACAAAATCATTTATCACAAGCATGGGGACTTTAAGAAACTTGTGGGGCTATAGAAATGTCACTGCAAATAATACATACGTGGAGAAGTCTGTTTTTTCCTTCCTAGCATCGATTACTATCAtgtgatgatgatgaaaatgattaCAATACTTagtcaaacaaaataaatttctgAATTCTAGGTACCCAAAAAAGAAAGTAACCTTCCTCCTATAGCCCTTTTATCTAAAATATGTCAAGAAAGTAGAGAACATAAAACCAGCCTTATAGCAAGCATAGTTATTTGGTAAATTTGCAAGACATGTAAAATATACTGGACACAGTACATGTTGGACGAAAAAAGGAAGATTCGAAAGTTAAATCAAGAAgattcaaaagttaaaataaaagaattatccTTGTAgattattattgtatttcaagtttatattttaagtttgaaatttgtattttaagtttgatttattCCTAGTCTTTAGGAGATAAAGTATTCCAAATCTtatcctaaaatataggagatGAGATAAGGAACTCATGTGTATATATGCAGCTGTATTTTCCAAGGATTATTCAATCAAGCATCTTTAGTTTctgcttgtttcatggtatcagagcttaggCTCGATAGAAGAATCCTGAAGCTTCCGttgttcttctccttcctttgaaATCATGGCCTTCAATCACCAAAACCCTACCCTAACTGAAGTTTCCGCCACAAGCTCTCCAAATCCTCTTCCTTCTCCGGTTCCAGCCCTTTCTTCCCAGAATCTGTCAGCCAATCCAATTGATAATCATCCCCTTCAAATTCCTCATCACAAGTTGAATGGTAATAATTTTAGGGAGTGGTTTCAGTCCGTGTTATTGGTGATCAAAGGGAAAGGCAAATCCGGCTACCTCATAGGGGATATTCCTGCTCCTCCAACCGATTCAGACACCTATGGCACTTGGGAAGCAGAAAACTCAACCATAATGGCATGGTTGATTAATTCAATGGAGCCTAGACTTGGGAGGACTTATCTATTTCACAAAATagccaaggagatttgggattcgGTCCAGGAGATGTATTCCGACCTAGAGAACTCCTCTCAAAGTTTTGAAATAAGATCAGCCATCAAAACCACAAGGCAATGTAACATGAGTGTGACTGATTATTTTAATGTATTGGTTGAGTTATGGCAGGAAATGGATTTATTTCACACTATAGATTGGGAATGTAAGGCTAATAGCAACAAGTATTATAAGATGATTGAAAAGGACAGaatatttgatttctttcatgGATTAAATTCTTATTTGGATGAAGTAAGAGGCCGGATTTTAGGGACAAAACCTCTACCATCTCTTAGGGAAGTTTTTGCCGAGGTAAGAAGGGAAGAGAGTCGAAGGAAGGTAATGCTGCATCAACCTAATGATCTAAGTATTACTAACCAGAATTCTTCTGCTCTAGCAACTGTTAGACAGGGAGAAAAATCCTTAAAAGGATCAGGGAAGGAAAAACCATGGTGTGATCACTGTAAAAGGCCATATCACACCAAAGATACCTGCTGGAAGATACATGGCAAACTTGCCAACTGGAAGCCAAGAAACAAACGAGAATTTTTTATCAGCCTATGTTGCCAAGGCACCtagtaaagaaggaaataagACAAATTTAAATCTGTCAAAGGAGCAAATTCAGACTCTTTATCGGCTGCTAGATCAAGGTACCAGTGCTGATAATTCCTCTACACATCAGCCCACTGCTTTCATGGCCTTGCAAGGCAATTCCTATCTTTCTTTGATGTCACGAAGACTCCTAAGAATACTTGGATAATAGATATAGGAGCATCCGATCATACATCATGTTCTACAAGGTATATAATAGAATATATTCCTTGAAAAAATTCAGTTGATATTTCAATGGCTGATGGTGCAGTATCCCCTGCTGTGGGTCGTGGGAATGTTTGTATCTTGAATCTGAAACTAAAATCAATGTTATATGTGCCTGGGTTAAATTATAATCTCTTATCAGTGAGTAGGTGTACTAAAGATATGAATTGTAGAGTGATATTTCTTCCATCTTATTGTATATTTCAGGACCAAGTATCGAGGAGAATGATTGGTGAAGCAAAAGATGGACTCTACTGGTTGATGAAGAATACTACAAACTCATCTCCTTTCAATAAAACAGTCCTAATTGTTACCACAAAGGCCAAAGTTATGTTATGGCACAAACGGTTAGGACACCCTAGCTTTCCGTATCTTAGATCTTTGTATCCtcaattttttatcaataaagatCAGTGTTTTTCTTGTGAACAATGCACTCTTGCAAAATAATCAAGAGCCCATCATCCCACTCAATCTTATAAGCCTTCCACGCCATTTCACTTAatccatagtgacatttggggaccTTCAAAACATTCCAATATTTCAGGTTCAAGGTGatttatcacttttattgaCGACCATTCTAGGGCATGTTGGGTATATCATATGAAAGATAAATCAGAAGCAAGTGGcatattcaaaagatttcacaaatttattttgaatatgtttcaaacCTCTATCCATATTCTTCGAATTGACAATGGTCGTGAATTTTTTCCCCATGACTTGACCAACTACTTACTTGAACATGGTATTGTGCATCAAAGTTCTTGCCCttacacaccacaacaaaatggtgcgGCTAAACGGAAAAATCGACATCTTTTAGAAGTGGCAAGAGCTATGATGTTTACTACTCATGTGCCTCATTCATATTGGGGAGAGGCCATTCTTACGGCTACATATTTGATAAACCGTCTCCCTTCCAAAACACTCAAATTCCAAACCCCTCTTGAACCCTTTGTGGCTCTCATCCAAATgcatctttctttccttcccaTGAGCCTAGAGTTTTCGGGTGTGTGGTGTATGTTCACAACCACAACGTGTCTTGAACAAAGTTAGATCCAAAAGCCctcaagtgtatttttattggcTACCCTCCTTCACAAAAgggatataaatgttattgtCCAATCAGTAAACGAATCTATATCTCCTCTGATGTTACCTTTTATGAGGATCTTTCCTATTATCCAAACACTGATTCTCCAACCAATCTCACTGATTCTCCTCTACTTCCTACACCAACACCATTTCTTCTACCTCTACCAACATCTTCTCAAGGGGAAGAATTAATTCCTGATAATATGCTAGCAGATTTTGAGCCTTCTGTTCCACAACCAAGCCCAAAAAATGTGCAGCTTATGTCTCCTCAGTCTCTAGAAAAAAAACCTGCCAGTCCTCCCTGGTTTGTGTATTCTCAAAGACCTAAAGATTCATCTGAAGCCCAGAAGGGTCAATCATCTTCTCTTGATGATGGTCTATCAGAGGACAATAAAACAGATGCTGATGTAATAGGGAATGAGACTGCATTAATGGAAGAAACCAAGGATCAACCAAAAATTAACAGCAGTGATATTTCAGATGATGGGCTAGACTAGGCAGTTCCTATAGCTCTCTGAAAGGGTGTAAGATCATGTGTTAAATATCCAAAGTATCCTCTGTCCAATTACTTAACCTATGCAAAACTGTCTCCTCAACTTAAAGCATTTATTGCAAGACTTGACAGTGCTGAAATccctaaaaatattcaaggaGCTATGGAAGATTCAAATTGGAAGGCAGCTGTTATGGAGGAAATGAAGGCCTTAATTACAAACCATACTTGGGATCTTGTTGAATTATCTCCAAATAAGAGGGTTGTgggatgcaaatgggtgtttaccaTTAAACATAAGGCAGATGGTAGTATTGAGaggtataaggctaggttgGTGGCACAAGGGTTTACACAAACCCATGGGATCGACTATGAAGAGACCTTCGCCCCGGTTGCTAAACTCAAGTCTATTCGGGTAATACTCTCAATTGTTGTTAATTTGGATTGGCCTTTGTATCAgtttgacataaaaaatgcatttcttaatggggaCTTAGATGAGGAGATCTACATGAAAATTCCACCAGGCTTTAAAGATGAAATGGGCTACGAAAGGAAGGTTTGTAAACTGAAGAAATCATTATATGGATTGAAGCAGTCACCTAGAGCATGGTTCAAGAAATTCAGTCTTACCTCCGGCTTGGGTATAAACAAGGACAGGCCGATCATACTTTGTTTATCAAAGTCACCAAAAGTGAAAGAAAATCTATACTaattgtctatgttgatgatatcattaTAATAGGTGATGATGAGGAAAATATCAGAATACTAAAGGAGTAATTGAGATCCGAGTTTGAAGTGAAAGACCTTGGCCTTATGAGGTACTTCCTAGGAATAGAGGTAGCTAGAAGCAAGGAAGGTTTgtttatttctcaaaggaaatataccATGGATTTACTCAAAGATACAGGGATGTTAACCTGTAAGCTAGCTAGAACTCCATTAGACAAAGGCTGGAAATTTGAGGTAACAGATGATGATATCTCggttgaaagagagagataccAAAAGCTAGTGGGCAGGTTGATCTATTTGTCCCTTTCTAGGCCAGACATAACATATGCAGTAAGCAAGATCAGTCAATACATGCATGCACCTACAAAGAAGCATATGAATGTTGTATTTCATGTGCTTAGATACTTGAAAGGGACACTTGGAAAAGGGTTGACGCTTAAAAAGACCAAAGAACGAGGAATTGAAGGTTTttttgatgcagattgggcaggctcTATTGAGGACAGCAGGTCAACAACTGGTTATTGCACCAAAGTATGGGGAAATACTGTGACTtagagaagtaaaaaacaatcaGTGGTGGCTTGTAGCAGTGCTGAGGCAGAGTTCCGAGCAATAGCACAAGGAATTTGTGAAGTAATTTGGCTGGAAAGGTTAATGAAGGACCTAAAAATACCTTTAACTCAACCTACAAAAGTATACAGTGACAGTAAGTCTGCTATTAGTATTGTGAAAAATTCTATCCAACATGATCGTATGAAACATGTAAGGATAGACAAGAGTTTTATAAAGCAACAAGTTGAGGAAGGAAGGATAATTTTATCCTATATTCGAACCACTGATCAAATTGCGGATGTGTTCACAAAAGCTAAGGTAAGGCTAGGTTTTGAATCTCTAATAGCCAAGCTTGGAATGACCTCTATCTATTCCTaagcttgagggagagtgttggaCGAAAAAAGGAAGATTCGAAAGTTAAATCAAGAAgattcaaaagttaaaataaaggaattatCCTTGTAGATTGTTATTGTATTTcaagtttatattttaagtttgatttattCCTAGTCTTTAGGAGACAAAGTATTCCAAATCTtatcctaaaatataggagataagataaggAACTCATGTGTATATATGCAGCTGTATT
This window of the Diospyros lotus cultivar Yz01 chromosome 5, ASM1463336v1, whole genome shotgun sequence genome carries:
- the LOC127802431 gene encoding protein RESTRICTED TEV MOVEMENT 2, producing the protein MASRLWDTRTRDAGEEGFKPIREWKQEEQFLFLVVYLPGFTREQLNVSTQGINTLRIRGWRLINSGRRQSFQEEFELPQECSMAGIRAKFEGGILTITIPKKTSMAAAAAAAVPPARDTRPKEHQEEDGGDRFRATPKRDGASATPHSKPKQYQEEDGGDKGSATPRRDDASTVKQEAVKPKQTDISKSSEATKKGPEKQAADSKREITESAGEAGKITVERKARAEGKGQPTESKFDEKKGQENSIAKPRNEENMVPKKEEEAKEAGEVTASGRGEKGKENPITSPRNEQNMVTKKEEKAKEAGEVTASGGHGGGEKGKKHSITRPRPEEKAVVRYEREEEKAKEAGEIRDGGSGFNLEKYAEAVKGFAKGGLKEETQLMVNMGAAVLVIVALGAYISFTYFGKPKN